In the Brassica napus cultivar Da-Ae chromosome A7, Da-Ae, whole genome shotgun sequence genome, one interval contains:
- the LOC111199501 gene encoding exosome complex component CSL4-like has protein sequence MTEMVTPGDVLGNAAELKPGKGAYVNDNTIYASLTGSRRIVSPLPESLDQRATVEVTGHKAHGLIPEPGSLVLARVTKVMARMASVDILCVGSKAVREKFAGVIRQQDVRETEIDKVEIHQSFRPGDIVRAVVLSLGDSRAYYLSTAKNELGVVSAESAAGETMVPISWTEMQCPLSGQTEQRKVAKVA, from the exons ATGACGGAGATGGTAACGCCTGGAGACGTGCTCGGTAATGCGGCTGAGTTAAAACCCGGGAAAGGAGCTTACGTCAACGACAACACCATCTACGCTTCCCTCACAGGATCTCGCCGGATTGTTTCTCCTCTTCCCGAATCTCTTGACCAG AGAGCTACTGTGGAAGTTACTGGTCACAAGGCGCATGGACTTATCCCCGAGCCTGGCTCTCTTGTCTTAGCTAGGGTTACTAAAGTTATGGCTCGTATGGCTTCTGTTGATATCTTGTGTGTTGGTTCAAAGGCCGTTCGTGAAAAATTTGCTGGCGTAATCAG GCAACAAGATGTTAGAGAAACAGAGATTGACAAAGTTGAGATTCATCAGTCTTTCCGTCCTGGTGACATTGTTAGAGCTGTGGTT ctgtcTCTTGGTGACTCACGGGCTTACTATCTGTCAACTGCTAAGAATGAGCTTGGTGTGGTCTCTGCTGAGAGCGCTGCAG GTGAAACAATGGTTCCGATTAGTTGGACAGAGATGCAATGTCCTTTGTCTGGCCAAACCGAGCAGAGGAAAGTTGCCAAGGTGGCCTAA
- the LOC111199291 gene encoding glutamate decarboxylase 2, producing MVLSRAATESDENGCSTFGSRYVRTALPKYEIGESSIPKEAAYQIIKDELMLDGNPRLNLASFVTTWMEPECDKLIMESINKNYVDMDEYPVTTELQNRCVNMIARLFNAPLGETETAMGVGTVGSSEAIMLAGLAFKRNWQNKRKAEGKPYDKPNIVTGANVQVCWEKFARYFEVELKEVKLSEGYYVMDPDKAAEMVDENTICVAAILGSTLNGEFEDVKRLNDLLVKKNEETGWNTPIHVDAASGGFIAPFIYPELEWDFRLPLVKSINVSGHKYGLVYAGIGWVVWRTQQDLPDELIFHINYLGADQPTFTLNFSKGSSQIIAQYYQLIRLGFEGYKNVMENCRENMVVLREGIEKTERFNIVSKEVGVPLVAFSLKDHSFHNEFEISEMLRRFGWIVPAYTMPADAQHITVLRVVIREDFSRTLAERLVADIVKVLHELDTLPSKISRKMGAEDFGNVKGKKVERDILMEVIVGWRKFVKERKKMNGVC from the exons atggttcTAAGTCGAGCGGCCACCGAAAGTGACGAAAATGGTTGCTCGACGTTCGGATCTCGCTATGTCCGCACTGCACTCCCCaa GTATGAGATTGGTGAGAGCTCGATACCGAAGGAGGCTGCATATCAGATCATAAAAGATGAGCTCATGCTTGATGGTAACCCGAGGCTGAACCTGGCTTCGTTTGTGACGACATGGATGGAGCCAGAGTGTGACAAACTCATTATGGAATCTATCAACAAGAACTACGTCGACATGGACGAGTACCCTGTCACTACCGAGCTCCAg AACCGATGTGTAAACATGATAGCTCGGCTGTTCAATGCACCACTTGGGGAAACTGAGACCGCCATGGGAGTAGGCACTGTTGGGTCTTCGGAAGCCATCATGTTAGCCGGATTGGCTTTCAAAAGGAACTGGCAGAACAAACGCAAAGCTGAGGGTAAACCCTATGACAAACCCAACATTGTCACCGGAGCCAATGTTCAA GTGTGCTGGGAGAAATTTGCTAGGTACTTCGAGGTGGAGCTAAAAGAAGTGAAGCTTAGTGAAGGTTACTACGTGATGGATCCAGATAAAGCAGCTGAAATGGTTGACGAGAACACAATATGTGTTGCTGCCATACTTGGTTCCACACTCAACGGTGAGTTCGAAGACGTCAAGCGCCTTAATGACTTGCTGGTCAAGAAAAACGAAGAGACTGGCTGGAACACTCCAATCCACGTTGACGCAGCAAGCGGAGGCTTCATAGCCCCATTTATTTACCCTGAATTGGAATGGGACTTTAGGCTTCCTTTGGTGAAGAGTATCAATGTGAGTGGTCATAAGTATGGGCTGGTCTATGCTGGTATTGGCTGGGTCGTGTGGAGGACACAACAGGATTTGCCTGATGAGCTCATCTTTCATATCAACTATCTTGGTGCTGATCAACCCACTTTTACTCTCAATTTCTCCAAGG GTTCGAGCCAAATTATTGCTCAATACTATCAGCTCATTCGTCTTGGCTTCGAG GGCTACAAGAACGTGATGGAGAACTGTAGAGAGAACATGGTGGTTCTGAGAGAAGGGATAGAGAAAACAGAGCGTTTCAACATAGTCTCAAAGGAGGTAGGAGTGCCACTCGTAGCCTTCTCTCTCAAGGACCACAGCTTCCACAACGAGTTCGAGATCTCAGAGATGCTACGCCGTTTCGGCTGGATTGTCCCGGCTTACACAATGCCTGCGGATGCGCAGCACATCACGGTTCTGCGTGTTGTCATTAGGGAAGATTTCTCAAGAACACTTGCGGAGAGGCTTGTGGCTGATATTGTGAAGGTGCTTCACGAGCTTGACACCTTGCCTTCCAAGATATCTAGGAAGATGGGAGCAGAGGATTTCGGAAATGTGAAAGGGAAGAAGGTGGAAAGGGATATTCTGATGGAAGTCATTGTTGGATGGAGGAAGTTTGtcaaggagaggaagaagatgaatggTGTGTGTTAA
- the LOC111199292 gene encoding 60S ribosomal export protein NMD3-like: protein MSAMDQDTGMFKVQQTIGSVLCCKCGVPMPPNAANMCVNCLRSEVDITEGLQKSIQIFYCPECGCYLQPPKTWIKAQWESKELLTFCIKRLKNLNKVKLKNAEFVWTEPHSKRIKIKLTVQAEVLNGAVLEQSYPVEYTVRDNLCESCSRFQANPDQWVASVQLRQHVSHRRTFFYLEQLILRHDAASRAIRIQQVDQGIDFFFGNKSHANSFIEFLRKVVPIEYRQDQQLVSHDVKSSLYNYKYTYSVKICPICREDLICLPSKVASGLGNLGPLVVCTKVSDNITILDPRTLRCAFLDARQYFRSGFRSALTSRQLVKYFVFDVEEPVGEATVGGQKYALSYVQIARESDLGNMFYVQTHLGHILKSGDQALGYDIYGANVNDDEMEKYRLSVKNGLPEAILIKKCYDEQRERKRGKPRAFTTKKLPMEMDESRGGRVDPEKMENEYEEFLRDLEENPELRFNISLYKNKDYQESETASMTDGEGAPTVPIEELLAELELSEEEEEGDDEEDMDE from the coding sequence ATGTCAGCAATGGATCAAGACACAGGGATGTTCAAGGTCCAGCAAACCATAGGAAGCGTCCTGTGCTGCAAGTGCGGCGTCCCCATGCCTCCCAACGCAGCCAACATGTGCGTCAACTGCCTCCGCTCGGAAGTGGACATCACCGAAGGCCTCCAGAAGAGCATCCAAATCTTCTACTGCCCCGAGTGCGGCTGCTACCTCCAGCCCCCCAAGACCTGGATCAAAGCCCAGTGGGAGTCCAAAGAGCTCCTCACCTTCTGCATCAAACGCCTCAAGAACCTCAACAAAGTCAAGCTCAAGAACGCCGAGTTCGTCTGGACCGAGCCCCACTCCAAacgtatcaaaatcaagctcaCCGTTCAAGCCGAGGTCCTCAACGGCGCTGTGCTCGAACAGTCTTACCCCGTCGAGTACACCGTTAGGGACAACCTCTGCGAGTCTTGCTCGAGGTTTCAGGCTAATCCTGATCAGTGGGTTGCTTCTGTGCAGCTCAGGCAGCATGTTTCCCACAGGAGGACGTTCTTTTACCTCGAGCAGTTGATTCTCAGGCACGACGCGGCCTCTCGAGCTATTAGGATCCAGCAGGTTGATCAGGGGATTGATTTCTTCTTTGGGAATAAGAGTCATGCTAATAGCTTTATTGAGTTTTTGAGGAAAGTTGTTCCTATTGAGTATCGTCAGGACCAGCAGTTAGTCTCTCACGATGTTAAGAGTAGTTTGTATAACTATAAGTACACTTACTCTGTTAAGATATGTCCTATCTGCCGTGAGGATCTTATCTGCTTGCCTTCTAAAGTCGCTAGCGGGTTGGGGAACCTTGGTCCGCTTGTTGTGTGCACGAAGGTTTCTGATAACATCACTATCCTTGATCCTAGGACCCTGAGGTGTGCGTTCTTGGACGCGAGGCAGTACTTTAGGTCCGGGTTTCGATCTGCGTTGACCAGCAGGCAGCTTGTGAAGTACTTTGTGTTTGACGTGGAGGAACCTGTTGGCGAAGCGACTGTTGGAGGGCAAAAGTATGCTTTGTCCTATGTTCAGATCGCGCGTGAGTCGGACCTTGGGAATATGTTTTACGTCCAGACTCATCTAGGACATATCCTGAAGTCAGGAGACCAAGCTTTAGGGTATGACATCTACGGTGCGAATGTGAACGATGATGAGATGGAGAAGTATCGTTTGAGTGTGAAGAACGGGCTACCTGAAGCGATTCTGATCAAGAAATGCTATGACGAgcagagagagaggaagagggGGAAGCCACGTGCGTTCACGACTAAGAAGCTTCCGATGGAGATGGATGAGTCGAGAGGAGGGAGAGTTGATCCGGAGAAGATGGAGAATGAGTATGAAGAGTTTTTGAgggatcttgaagagaatcctGAGCTGAGGTTTAACATATCTTTGTACAAGAACAAGGATTATCAGGAGTCTGAGACTGCTTCGATGACTGATGGTGAAGGTGCACCGACTGTGCCTATTGAAGAGTTGCTTGCTGAGCTTGAGCTTagtgaagaggaggaagaaggtgATGATGAAGAGGACATGGATGAGTAG
- the LOC111199500 gene encoding peroxiredoxin-2B, with translation MAPIAVGDVVPEGTISFFDENDQLQSASVHTLAAGKKVILFGVPGAFTPTCSMQHVPGFIEKAEELKSKGVDEIICFSVNDPFVMKAWGKTYPENKHVKFVADGSGEYTQLLGLELDLKDKGLGVRSRRFALLLDNLKVTVANVESGGEFTVSSADDILKAL, from the exons ATGGCTCCTATTGCTGTCGGCGATGTTGTACCAGAAGGAACTATCTCCTTCTTTGATGAGAATGACCAGCTTCAGAGCGCCTCCGTTCACACTCTCGCCGCTGGTAAGAAGGTCATTCTCTTCGGTGTCCCTGGTGCTTTCACTCCCACATGCAG CATGCAGCATGTGCCTGGATTCATTGAGAAAGCAGAGGAGCTGAAATCGAAGGGTGTTGATGAGATCATTTGCTTCAGCG TGAACGATCCGTTTGTGATGAAGGCATGGGGAAAGACATACCCTGAGAACAAGCACGTGAAGTTTGTGGCTGATGGTTCAGGAGAATACACACAGCTTCTTGGACTCGAGCTTGACCTCAAGGACAAGGGTCTTGGTGTTAGGTCAAGGAGATTTGCTCTGTTGCTCGATAACCTCAAGGTGACTGTGGCCAATGTCGAATCCGGTGGCGAGTTCACGGTTTCCAGCGCTGATGATATCCTCAAGGCTCTCTAA